Proteins encoded by one window of Listeria cossartiae subsp. cossartiae:
- a CDS encoding DUF3130 domain-containing protein: protein MSEIKVKEATLKKHATKLESKGKSAEYLPMKGGNMAYSQANSINHFRTALFDLVDAVDNFQGVVGTDAKRLKELGASFTRKDQELERSMGLGGK from the coding sequence ATGAGTGAAATAAAAGTTAAAGAAGCAACATTGAAAAAACACGCGACAAAACTAGAATCTAAAGGGAAATCAGCCGAATATTTACCGATGAAAGGTGGTAATATGGCCTATAGTCAAGCCAATTCCATCAATCATTTTCGGACAGCATTGTTTGACTTGGTAGACGCGGTGGACAATTTTCAAGGTGTGGTAGGAACGGATGCCAAAAGATTGAAAGAATTAGGCGCATCATTTACTCGCAAAGACCAAGAGCTTGAACGGAGCATGGGATTGGGGGGTAAATAA
- a CDS encoding ABC transporter permease, translating to MRLDFSKKTMQDFERDAEVVHATRERSFWRFMLADRRAVFVTSVLILITVACIFAFLSPYDPNALSVQDKLMPPNSSHWFGTDDHGRDYLTRVLYGGRVSLLVGVFAMMIAVVVGTLAGTVSGYFGGFVDNMVMRFLDIFMSIPSFFLLMILNAYLKPGISNIIIIIGLLSWMEVARIVRAETLTLKEREFILYSKSSGGGFFHIMFKHIIPNAMPSIVVAASLNVATAILTESALSFLGLGVQQPNASWGSMLNNAQGYVGEATYLALFPGLLILMTILSFNVLGDVLRKGLSRRY from the coding sequence ATGCGATTAGATTTTTCGAAAAAAACAATGCAAGATTTCGAGCGGGATGCAGAAGTGGTTCACGCAACACGAGAGCGGAGTTTTTGGCGTTTTATGCTTGCTGACCGCCGCGCCGTTTTTGTGACGAGTGTGCTGATACTTATTACGGTGGCTTGTATTTTTGCGTTCCTTTCGCCTTATGATCCCAATGCTCTTTCCGTTCAGGACAAATTGATGCCGCCAAATTCGTCGCACTGGTTTGGGACGGATGACCATGGTCGGGATTACTTGACGCGTGTCTTGTACGGTGGCCGGGTTTCGCTACTTGTTGGTGTGTTTGCAATGATGATTGCCGTTGTTGTTGGAACGCTTGCTGGGACAGTTAGCGGTTACTTTGGTGGTTTTGTTGATAATATGGTGATGCGTTTTCTCGATATTTTCATGTCGATTCCGTCATTTTTCCTACTAATGATTTTAAATGCCTACCTAAAACCGGGAATTTCGAACATTATTATCATTATCGGATTGCTTTCTTGGATGGAAGTGGCGCGGATAGTTCGAGCAGAAACCCTGACACTAAAAGAACGTGAATTCATTTTGTACTCCAAGTCTTCGGGTGGCGGATTTTTCCACATTATGTTCAAGCACATTATTCCAAACGCGATGCCATCGATTGTCGTTGCAGCTTCATTAAACGTCGCTACAGCCATTTTAACCGAGTCGGCACTAAGCTTCCTTGGACTTGGGGTTCAACAGCCTAACGCTTCATGGGGCAGCATGCTGAACAATGCGCAAGGTTACGTCGGCGAAGCAACATATTTGGCGCTTTTCCCTGGATTATTAATTTTAATGACGATTCTTTCCTTCAACGTCCTTGGAGATGTACTGAGAAAAGGTTTATCACGTAGATATTAA
- a CDS encoding ABC transporter permease: protein MLKTIIKRVLQIIPMLFIISIISFALIKLAPGDPVNSFVTPDMNPDDVERIRQSLGLDQPIYVQYFIWLGNLLQGNLGYSIVNSQPVLQQILERIPATLGLVGTSLVLTLLLSIPLGLVAANYENTWIDKVLNGISYIGISIPIFWFGMILIDVFSIQLGWLPSLGMRTIGVDSFWDMAEHAILPVITLTFQGCAAYYRYVRSNTINQLKEEYVLFGYAKGLSKVQIMGHHVLKNSLLPVITLLGMSLPQVITGAFITESIFSWPGMGSLGINAIFQLDYPVIMAITLFSALLLIIGNLLADLAYMIVDPRIREMG from the coding sequence ATGCTAAAAACAATCATAAAACGCGTATTGCAAATTATTCCGATGCTATTTATTATCTCGATTATTTCGTTTGCCCTTATCAAATTAGCACCCGGGGATCCCGTGAATTCCTTTGTTACGCCTGATATGAATCCTGATGATGTGGAGCGGATTAGACAGAGCTTAGGACTTGATCAACCGATTTATGTGCAGTACTTTATTTGGCTTGGAAACTTGTTGCAAGGGAATCTTGGTTATTCGATTGTAAACAGCCAGCCAGTTTTACAACAAATTTTAGAGAGAATTCCGGCGACACTTGGTTTGGTGGGAACTTCGCTTGTACTAACGCTATTATTATCGATTCCACTTGGTTTAGTTGCAGCGAATTATGAAAATACGTGGATTGATAAAGTGTTAAACGGGATTTCATATATTGGGATTTCGATTCCGATTTTTTGGTTTGGGATGATTTTAATAGATGTATTTTCGATTCAGCTAGGTTGGCTTCCGAGTTTAGGAATGCGAACGATTGGGGTCGACTCTTTTTGGGATATGGCGGAGCACGCAATTTTACCAGTTATAACGCTGACTTTTCAAGGGTGCGCGGCATATTATCGTTACGTCCGCTCGAATACCATCAACCAATTAAAAGAAGAATATGTTTTATTTGGTTATGCAAAAGGGCTGTCAAAAGTGCAAATTATGGGGCATCACGTCTTGAAAAATTCCTTGTTGCCAGTCATAACGCTACTTGGGATGTCACTTCCGCAAGTCATTACAGGCGCTTTTATTACCGAAAGTATTTTTTCATGGCCGGGCATGGGCTCGCTTGGAATTAATGCGATTTTTCAACTAGATTATCCGGTTATTATGGCGATTACGCTATTTTCAGCGCTGTTATTAATTATCGGAAACTTGCTGGCCGATTTAGCTTATATGATTGTCGATCCGCGGATTAGGGAAATGGGGTGA
- a CDS encoding ABC transporter substrate-binding protein, translating to MKKFLLVAVISVFALVLTACGGSGASSDKANGSGKAKDGGSLIIGVTGDPEVINPNYASDRVTLTIQQAVYAPLFWEVDGKPALAKSLDISDDNLTYTVKLKDGLTWHDGKPLTADDVVFTVNSILDTKQNSPNRGNFVFDNKPVKVEAVDDTTVKFTLPTVAPAFENTIKTFFPIPKHIFEGVENIEKSDKNKNPIGSGPYKFVEYKTGEYVSLERFNDYFDGKPKLDKVTFRITKDQNAANLALQNGEINLKSIQPSDRNKVEKASAVNIITYPENRLSYATFNENQPALKSKELRQALSYALDREDIIDAAYGSDEYAKPASSFLTENTKYFTDKVETYDQDIAKAKKLVKDSGFDTSQKLTVYYLNNSKSQESIALYLQQQYKEIGVTLDLKPTDPNALSNITLDRKNADYSIALNGYIMGNDPDAYKSLYLSDAPYNYSNYHNKDLDALWEKGAVTADDKERQEIYEKIQNTIADDAVIYPISYDNAVLALDSRYGGQKAATPQPVTMFRDLSKLYLTE from the coding sequence ATGAAGAAATTTTTATTAGTAGCAGTTATCTCGGTTTTTGCCTTGGTGTTAACGGCTTGCGGAGGTTCTGGCGCTAGTTCAGACAAAGCAAACGGTTCCGGCAAAGCGAAAGACGGCGGCTCTCTAATTATCGGCGTTACTGGAGATCCAGAAGTTATCAATCCTAACTACGCTTCTGACCGTGTAACATTAACGATTCAACAAGCTGTATACGCACCGCTATTTTGGGAAGTTGACGGTAAACCGGCACTTGCAAAAAGCTTAGATATTTCAGATGACAACTTAACTTACACTGTGAAACTAAAAGATGGTTTAACTTGGCACGACGGTAAACCTTTAACTGCAGATGATGTAGTATTTACTGTAAATTCTATTTTAGATACAAAACAAAACAGCCCGAACCGCGGCAACTTTGTTTTTGACAATAAACCTGTAAAAGTAGAAGCAGTAGACGACACAACGGTGAAATTCACTTTGCCAACTGTTGCTCCAGCCTTTGAAAATACAATTAAAACTTTCTTCCCAATTCCAAAACACATTTTTGAAGGGGTAGAAAACATCGAGAAAAGTGATAAAAACAAAAATCCAATCGGCTCAGGTCCGTACAAATTTGTTGAATACAAAACAGGCGAATATGTTTCCCTAGAACGATTCAACGACTACTTTGACGGCAAACCAAAATTGGATAAAGTTACTTTCCGAATCACAAAAGACCAAAACGCAGCTAATTTAGCACTGCAAAATGGCGAAATCAACTTAAAATCCATTCAACCTTCTGATAGAAACAAAGTAGAAAAAGCGAGCGCGGTAAACATTATCACTTACCCGGAAAATCGCTTAAGCTATGCGACATTCAACGAAAACCAACCAGCACTTAAATCAAAAGAACTTCGCCAAGCCCTTTCTTATGCGCTTGACCGTGAAGATATCATTGATGCGGCATACGGTTCAGATGAATACGCAAAACCAGCTTCCTCGTTCCTAACAGAAAACACGAAATACTTCACGGATAAAGTAGAAACATACGACCAAGACATTGCCAAAGCGAAAAAATTAGTAAAAGATAGCGGTTTTGATACAAGTCAAAAACTAACTGTTTACTATTTAAACAATAGTAAATCACAAGAAAGTATCGCGCTTTACTTACAACAACAATACAAAGAAATCGGCGTGACACTTGACTTAAAACCAACAGATCCAAATGCACTTAGCAACATCACACTTGACCGTAAAAACGCAGATTACTCCATCGCGCTAAATGGTTATATCATGGGGAACGACCCTGATGCATATAAATCCCTATATCTAAGCGATGCGCCTTACAACTACTCTAACTACCACAACAAAGACCTTGATGCGCTTTGGGAAAAAGGTGCTGTAACAGCTGACGACAAAGAACGTCAAGAAATCTATGAAAAAATCCAAAACACAATTGCTGATGACGCTGTAATTTATCCAATTTCTTATGATAATGCAGTACTCGCTCTTGATAGCCGTTATGGTGGACAAAAAGCTGCAACACCACAACCAGTAACCATGTTCCGTGATCTTTCTAAATTATATTTAACGGAATAA
- a CDS encoding GNAT family N-acetyltransferase gives MEYKNGENRIYAVNDEGIEVGEVTFVPTGEDMFIIDHTGVDDAARGQGIAQELVKRAVEKAKSEGKKIVPLCPFAKAEFAKKPEYQEVQAAK, from the coding sequence ATGGAATATAAAAACGGTGAAAATAGAATTTATGCGGTAAATGATGAGGGCATAGAGGTTGGCGAAGTGACTTTTGTGCCAACTGGGGAAGATATGTTTATTATTGACCATACTGGCGTGGATGATGCGGCTCGAGGTCAAGGGATAGCGCAAGAACTCGTGAAACGCGCGGTTGAAAAAGCAAAATCAGAAGGGAAGAAAATTGTTCCGCTTTGTCCGTTTGCGAAAGCGGAGTTTGCTAAGAAACCGGAATATCAAGAAGTGCAAGCTGCGAAATAA
- a CDS encoding (4Fe-4S)-binding protein, which translates to MDEETLLERGYRKYRGAEVDIYFNTNICEHSGNCVKGNAELFNLDRKPWIMPDNVSKEEAKRVIHTCPSGALQYIEK; encoded by the coding sequence ATGGACGAGGAAACGCTGCTCGAACGGGGCTACCGGAAGTATCGCGGGGCGGAAGTAGATATTTATTTTAATACAAATATTTGCGAGCATTCGGGTAATTGTGTAAAAGGCAACGCAGAACTTTTTAATTTGGACCGAAAACCATGGATTATGCCGGACAATGTATCAAAAGAAGAAGCAAAACGGGTGATTCATACTTGCCCGAGTGGAGCGCTTCAATATATCGAGAAATAG
- a CDS encoding IMP dehydrogenase, producing the protein MAFYFEEPSRTFSEFLLVPGYSSAECVPTNVSLKTPIVKFKKGEESAITMNIPLVSAIMQAVSDDNMGIALATEGGVSFIFGSQSIESEAAMVSRVKNHKAGFVISDSNISPDKTLQDILDLKEKTGHSTVAVTEDGTAHGKLLGIVTSRDYRVTRMSPDEKVADFMTPFEKLVTANKSTTLKEANNIIWDNKLNALPLVDDNEHLVHMVFRKDYDSNKENKLELLDSSKRYVVGAGINTRDYEERVPALVEAGADILCIDSSEGYSEWQKRTLDYVRGKYGDTVKVGAGNVVDRDGFRYLAEAGADFVKVGVGGGSICITREQKGIGRGQATALIDVAKARDEYFEETGVYIPICSDGGIVYDYHMTLALAMGADFIMLGRYFSRFDESPTNKVNLNGTYMKEYWGEGANRARNWQRYDLGGDKKLSFEEGVDSYVPYAGSLKDNVAISLSKVRSTMCNCGALNIPELQQKAKITLVSSTSIVEGGAHDVVVKDASNNLIK; encoded by the coding sequence ATGGCATTTTATTTTGAAGAACCGTCCCGCACATTTAGTGAATTTTTACTTGTTCCAGGCTACTCATCCGCTGAATGTGTTCCAACAAACGTTAGCTTAAAAACACCAATCGTAAAATTTAAAAAGGGTGAAGAATCTGCAATCACAATGAACATTCCGCTTGTTTCCGCAATTATGCAAGCTGTTTCCGATGATAATATGGGGATTGCACTCGCTACAGAAGGCGGCGTATCTTTCATTTTCGGCTCCCAGTCCATCGAAAGTGAAGCAGCAATGGTTTCCCGCGTGAAAAATCATAAAGCTGGCTTCGTTATTAGCGATTCCAACATCAGCCCAGACAAAACCCTTCAAGACATCCTTGATTTAAAAGAAAAAACTGGTCATTCCACAGTGGCAGTAACAGAAGACGGCACGGCGCACGGTAAATTACTAGGAATCGTGACAAGTCGCGACTACCGCGTAACGCGCATGAGCCCAGACGAAAAAGTTGCTGATTTCATGACTCCTTTCGAAAAATTAGTTACGGCTAACAAATCGACCACTTTAAAAGAAGCTAACAACATTATTTGGGATAACAAATTAAATGCCTTACCACTTGTAGACGATAACGAGCATCTAGTCCATATGGTGTTCCGCAAAGACTATGACTCTAATAAAGAAAATAAATTAGAACTACTTGATTCCTCAAAACGTTACGTTGTTGGCGCTGGTATTAACACGCGTGACTACGAAGAACGTGTTCCCGCACTAGTAGAAGCTGGCGCAGACATTCTTTGTATCGATTCTTCTGAAGGCTACTCCGAATGGCAAAAACGTACACTTGACTATGTTCGCGGCAAATACGGCGATACGGTCAAAGTTGGCGCTGGGAACGTTGTTGACCGCGATGGTTTCCGTTATCTTGCAGAAGCTGGCGCAGATTTCGTCAAAGTCGGCGTTGGCGGTGGTTCAATCTGTATCACGCGTGAACAAAAAGGTATCGGCCGCGGCCAAGCAACTGCACTAATCGACGTTGCTAAAGCCCGCGATGAATATTTTGAAGAAACTGGTGTGTATATTCCGATTTGTTCTGACGGCGGAATTGTTTATGACTACCATATGACGCTAGCTCTAGCAATGGGTGCTGACTTTATCATGCTCGGTCGTTATTTCTCTCGTTTTGACGAAAGTCCTACTAATAAAGTGAATTTAAATGGCACGTATATGAAAGAATATTGGGGCGAAGGAGCTAACCGCGCACGCAACTGGCAACGTTATGACCTTGGCGGCGACAAAAAATTATCTTTTGAAGAAGGCGTAGATTCTTACGTTCCTTACGCTGGCTCTTTGAAAGACAATGTTGCCATCAGCCTTAGCAAAGTCCGCTCTACCATGTGTAACTGCGGCGCGCTCAATATCCCAGAATTACAACAAAAAGCAAAAATCACACTCGTTTCGTCCACTTCTATCGTAGAAGGCGGCGCACATGACGTAGTTGTAAAAGATGCTTCGAACAATTTAATCAAATAA
- a CDS encoding EAL domain-containing protein, with product MDISSTEIWDAIRRNSYLLYYQPKVDAKTNKIIGFEGLIRLKTATAILTPIDFFEDIVLLNATREMQDFVAETAIEQLNQLGGRFSISINIPAHYVVSSNYMAYLHDYVKENLKYPECLEIEIIERGEITELAVANKNLRKIKNLGVKVSMDDFGKGYSSLAYLRSLPIDIVKTDMSFIALLKTDRRQQIIIRAIVNLCHDLGGKVVTEGVEDIEQVEKLREMKVDYFQGYYFSRPLPMEEIKQKYSIV from the coding sequence ATGGATATCTCTAGCACGGAAATTTGGGATGCGATTAGGAGAAATAGTTACTTGCTTTATTATCAACCAAAAGTAGACGCGAAAACGAATAAAATTATCGGTTTTGAAGGTTTGATTCGACTAAAAACAGCGACGGCAATTTTGACTCCAATTGATTTCTTTGAAGATATTGTCCTTTTAAATGCAACGCGGGAAATGCAAGATTTTGTGGCGGAAACAGCGATAGAACAACTCAATCAGTTAGGCGGACGTTTTTCGATTTCGATTAATATTCCGGCGCATTATGTGGTAAGCAGTAATTATATGGCTTATTTACACGATTATGTGAAAGAAAATTTAAAGTACCCGGAATGCTTAGAAATAGAAATTATCGAACGGGGCGAAATTACGGAGCTGGCTGTGGCGAACAAAAACTTACGGAAAATAAAAAATCTCGGCGTCAAAGTGAGTATGGATGATTTTGGGAAAGGCTATAGCTCACTTGCGTATTTGCGAAGTTTGCCGATTGATATTGTCAAAACAGATATGTCATTTATTGCGCTTTTAAAAACGGATCGCAGGCAACAAATTATTATTCGTGCGATTGTTAATTTATGCCATGACTTAGGTGGAAAAGTAGTAACGGAGGGCGTAGAGGACATCGAGCAAGTCGAAAAATTACGGGAAATGAAAGTGGACTATTTCCAAGGTTATTATTTTAGCCGTCCGCTCCCAATGGAAGAAATTAAACAAAAGTATTCCATTGTATAA
- a CDS encoding bifunctional metallophosphatase/5'-nucleotidase, with protein MKVNKFFKKTTHVLLVAGLTIGLTAPFTGTTAQAAADTVPIQILGINDFHGALETASKDASGSPIGGADYLATNLDNATNSFLQANPGATTDNAIRVQAGDMVGASPAVSGLLQDEPTMKVLQKMNFEVGTLGNHEFDEGLPEYKRILDGVSTNKFGPIVEAYPRVKSDMKIVAANVVNKGTNTVAEGFLPYYVKEIDGVKVGFIGIVTTEIPNLVLANHIKDYDFLDEAETIVKYSAELRGQGVNAIVVLSHVPALSTGNPNTGTKQDVAGEAANMMTKANELDPNNSVDLVLAGHNHQYTNGLVGKTRIVQSYNNGKAFSDVTGELDKTTGDFVTPPDAKITYNTRSVTPNADITAVTEDAKSRIEGVINETIGLANKDVISRDTNPDNKAIDDKESELGNMITDAQRYMANKAGADVDFAMTNNGGIRSDLTTRLANGQNEITWGAAQAVQPFGNILQVVEMTGADILEALNQQYLSNQTYFLQISGLKYTFTDTDDLDHAYKVASVTTEDGTPLKADQKYKVVINDFLFGGGDGFSAFKKANLVTAIDPDTETFINYIKDQKAAGKVITAQKEGRKVYKSQAEIDKETEDAAIKAIKDATKINKFAEKDKTLTGTTLPGATVSVQKAATNARMALAAGPNATADANGKFSVDVTSLNLKKGDQITTTITDPNGYSTTFQATVQAAATTPPDNGNGGTDNGNGNNGGTDGNGGTNNGNGSGTNGGTTTTEDPTTSTPNTTKPGSSSNANLPTTGDTAGFATVFGIILTTTALYVLRKRS; from the coding sequence GTGAAAGTGAACAAATTTTTCAAGAAAACTACACATGTTTTACTCGTAGCAGGGCTCACAATCGGACTTACAGCACCATTCACCGGGACAACAGCACAAGCAGCAGCAGATACGGTTCCCATTCAGATTTTGGGAATAAATGATTTCCACGGAGCGCTTGAAACAGCTTCCAAAGATGCATCCGGCTCACCAATTGGCGGCGCAGATTACTTAGCTACCAACTTGGATAATGCCACTAACTCATTTTTACAGGCAAATCCTGGGGCGACAACTGACAATGCTATCCGTGTTCAAGCGGGTGATATGGTCGGCGCAAGCCCAGCAGTATCAGGTTTACTTCAAGATGAGCCAACGATGAAAGTTCTCCAAAAAATGAATTTCGAAGTCGGCACATTAGGAAACCATGAATTTGATGAAGGATTACCTGAATACAAACGAATTTTGGACGGGGTTTCTACAAACAAATTCGGACCAATCGTAGAAGCATATCCACGCGTTAAAAGTGACATGAAAATCGTCGCAGCTAACGTAGTCAACAAAGGGACAAACACAGTCGCAGAAGGCTTTTTACCATACTATGTAAAAGAAATTGATGGCGTCAAAGTTGGCTTCATCGGTATCGTTACAACCGAAATTCCCAACTTAGTTCTTGCAAATCATATTAAAGACTACGATTTCCTCGATGAAGCAGAAACAATCGTCAAATACTCTGCTGAACTTAGAGGCCAAGGCGTTAACGCAATCGTTGTTCTGTCTCATGTTCCGGCACTTTCCACTGGAAATCCAAACACTGGAACAAAACAAGATGTAGCTGGAGAAGCTGCCAATATGATGACAAAAGCAAACGAATTAGACCCAAATAACTCGGTCGATTTAGTCCTTGCAGGTCACAATCACCAATACACAAACGGATTAGTTGGCAAAACTCGTATCGTCCAAAGTTACAACAATGGTAAAGCTTTTTCAGACGTAACTGGCGAACTTGATAAAACTACCGGCGATTTCGTTACACCACCTGACGCTAAAATTACATACAACACGAGAAGCGTCACACCGAATGCCGATATTACAGCAGTAACTGAAGATGCGAAAAGCCGCATTGAAGGAGTTATCAACGAAACTATCGGACTAGCGAATAAAGACGTTATCTCTCGTGACACAAATCCAGACAACAAAGCAATTGATGATAAAGAATCCGAGCTTGGTAACATGATTACGGATGCGCAACGTTACATGGCAAACAAAGCCGGCGCCGATGTCGACTTCGCTATGACGAACAACGGCGGAATCCGTTCTGATCTTACTACTCGCCTTGCAAATGGTCAAAATGAAATCACATGGGGCGCGGCTCAAGCTGTTCAACCATTTGGTAACATTTTGCAAGTAGTGGAAATGACTGGTGCTGATATTTTGGAAGCACTAAACCAACAATATTTAAGCAACCAAACTTATTTCCTACAAATTTCTGGCCTAAAATATACTTTCACAGATACAGATGATTTAGATCACGCGTATAAAGTGGCGAGCGTTACAACCGAAGATGGCACTCCATTAAAAGCCGACCAAAAATACAAAGTCGTAATCAATGACTTCCTATTTGGCGGCGGCGACGGATTCTCAGCCTTCAAAAAAGCAAACCTAGTAACCGCAATCGACCCAGATACAGAAACATTCATCAACTACATCAAAGACCAAAAAGCTGCTGGCAAAGTCATTACAGCTCAAAAAGAAGGACGCAAAGTCTACAAATCCCAAGCTGAAATCGACAAAGAAACCGAAGATGCAGCTATCAAAGCAATCAAAGACGCAACAAAAATCAACAAATTCGCCGAAAAAGACAAAACATTAACCGGAACTACTTTACCAGGTGCAACTGTTTCCGTTCAAAAAGCAGCTACTAATGCAAGAATGGCTCTAGCTGCCGGACCTAACGCAACCGCAGACGCAAACGGCAAATTTTCTGTAGATGTAACATCTTTAAACCTTAAAAAAGGCGACCAAATCACAACAACTATCACTGACCCGAATGGCTACAGTACTACTTTCCAAGCAACCGTTCAAGCTGCCGCAACGACTCCTCCAGATAACGGAAACGGCGGCACGGACAACGGTAATGGAAATAACGGTGGAACAGATGGAAATGGTGGAACAAATAACGGTAACGGCTCCGGCACAAACGGCGGAACTACTACTACCGAAGATCCGACAACCTCCACACCGAATACAACTAAACCAGGAAGTTCCTCCAATGCTAATTTGCCAACAACTGGTGATACTGCAGGGTTTGCAACTGTGTTTGGGATTATTTTAACAACTACTGCGCTTTATGTTTTGCGTAAGAGAAGTTAA
- a CDS encoding N-acetylmuramoyl-L-alanine amidase has protein sequence MTKIWIDAGHGGKDSGAIGNGLVEKNWVLAIAKQLQTELANAGFEVGMTRTNDTFLELSERARKANSFKADLFLSVHFNAGGGMGYEDYIYTSTPAKTADIQKTIHKNVIARISKHGMRDRGMKKANFAVLRETAMDAILLEAGFCDTTDATILKAKTYQDDFCLGIVAGVKEIFGSAATKYRAGKYSTSNDAISGKNIKGYLAAGTKVSVYKETEKTLNLTTTKGVPGSWVLKSEVNTGKR, from the coding sequence ATGACAAAAATATGGATTGATGCTGGCCATGGTGGTAAAGATTCTGGAGCGATCGGCAACGGCTTAGTTGAAAAAAATTGGGTGCTGGCTATCGCAAAACAGCTGCAGACGGAACTAGCGAATGCTGGTTTTGAAGTGGGGATGACACGAACAAATGACACTTTTTTAGAATTAAGTGAACGTGCGAGAAAAGCAAATAGTTTTAAAGCAGATTTGTTCTTGTCAGTTCATTTTAATGCGGGTGGCGGTATGGGTTATGAAGATTATATTTATACTTCAACCCCAGCTAAAACAGCGGATATACAAAAAACAATTCACAAAAATGTCATTGCTAGAATCAGCAAACATGGTATGCGTGATCGAGGTATGAAGAAAGCTAATTTTGCCGTTTTACGTGAAACTGCGATGGATGCCATTTTATTAGAAGCGGGTTTTTGTGATACGACTGATGCGACTATTTTGAAAGCAAAAACGTATCAAGATGATTTTTGCTTAGGTATTGTGGCGGGCGTGAAAGAGATTTTTGGATCAGCAGCAACAAAATACCGAGCAGGAAAATATTCGACTAGTAATGATGCGATTTCCGGTAAAAATATTAAAGGATATTTGGCGGCTGGAACGAAGGTTTCTGTTTATAAGGAAACGGAAAAAACGCTGAATCTAACTACTACTAAAGGGGTCCCAGGAAGCTGGGTTCTAAAATCAGAAGTGAATACAGGGAAAAGATAG
- a CDS encoding phage holin family protein, with product MEVVLKIGILGFGAVFGYLFGEVDILVKVLVCFIVADYVSGLLASGYLGELSSKMGFKGIAKKIAILILVAIAHQIDLILGTHNTTRDAVIFFYLANELISILENFVRMGMKVPEVLKNLILIFDAKSGDEEEKHDKNMD from the coding sequence ATGGAAGTCGTACTAAAAATTGGGATTTTGGGATTTGGCGCGGTGTTTGGATACTTGTTTGGGGAAGTGGATATATTGGTAAAAGTGCTAGTGTGCTTTATTGTAGCTGACTATGTTTCAGGGCTACTCGCTTCAGGGTATCTAGGGGAACTTAGCAGCAAAATGGGTTTCAAAGGAATCGCGAAAAAAATTGCTATCTTAATTTTAGTGGCTATTGCGCATCAAATAGATTTGATTCTGGGAACGCATAATACGACGCGGGATGCGGTTATCTTTTTCTATTTGGCGAATGAGTTGATTTCCATCTTGGAAAATTTCGTTCGAATGGGAATGAAGGTTCCGGAAGTATTGAAAAATTTAATTTTGATTTTTGATGCGAAATCAGGGGATGAGGAGGAAAAGCATGACAAAAATATGGATTGA
- a CDS encoding alpha-amylase encodes MKLDLWKWEMLLQGREFRNKTNDNWQKLMDWSSFISTGLNEIYVYVNKADAILNKKIDTVDKAVNARVNELISGSEQLSEVVDSRVDAEGTRYPVLRERLNQEQLIFSNKSTVQFDVENIINMQKQDIGLLTSKIISEAQTVCFSNVSSFNEGADIVLEKTGETSFSEKLTSLVFAKIGANERYQMESIGA; translated from the coding sequence ATGAAGTTGGATTTATGGAAATGGGAAATGCTTCTTCAAGGTCGAGAATTTAGAAATAAAACTAATGATAATTGGCAGAAATTAATGGATTGGTCCAGTTTTATTTCGACGGGCTTAAATGAAATTTACGTTTATGTCAACAAAGCGGATGCAATTTTAAATAAAAAAATTGATACAGTGGATAAGGCAGTTAATGCCCGGGTAAATGAACTGATTAGTGGTTCGGAGCAGCTAAGTGAAGTTGTAGATTCCAGAGTAGACGCAGAGGGCACAAGGTATCCAGTTTTAAGAGAGCGATTGAACCAAGAGCAACTCATTTTTAGTAATAAAAGTACAGTGCAATTTGATGTGGAAAATATCATAAATATGCAGAAACAAGATATCGGGTTGTTGACGAGTAAAATAATTTCGGAAGCGCAAACGGTATGTTTTTCAAATGTTTCTAGTTTTAACGAAGGCGCGGATATTGTTCTTGAAAAAACCGGTGAAACGAGCTTTTCTGAAAAGTTAACTAGTTTAGTCTTTGCAAAAATAGGGGCAAACGAACGATATCAAATGGAGTCAATTGGCGCGTGA